The sequence tttaaagaaatctagtgattttagaaagttacccaaatgagatgaaattggtatggaatcgaagaggaagttgcaaggattccaaatatgtaatttgtttggattgaagcttgaccgatttgatttagatgatgaatcttcaaaatggagaattgagagaaattatggaagtagtgaaagaaaaggaaaaatgaaaatgaaaaagatgggaggtggggttgactagtcaaaagctagtcacctctttgtctttttggcaaaactagtccctctagtttgtagtcgggtgcggaaattaaccgaacgaatatttaacttcacgagagtacgggggacgttataatccaataacgaaaatattttaagaatgtagctaaaagaggatacgaatcgagatgctgaggatattaaataaataaaaaaaaaaagacggcgttaaaataatttaacggaaaaatgcgggatgttacattatccacacctcaaaagaaatttcgtcccgaaatttagttggaagtaataatcgatgcctctcactcgagaccggagatgtcaatgctatgaataagtgaaggtacgtccttgagtgttctcatgaatttggatagttagggtttcacgttgtattaaggtttggtttttacgatccctggtttcaactggttttcctatgaagagtagtttgtcatcgatagttgatgtatctagcaggattgcacgttcctgttccgcaggacacgtttctaagtttgttacatgaaatgtagggtaaacggaaacttaattgagtcggaagttctaaacggtaggaagcggttccaatacgccccaaggtttcaaaaggttcaatattgcggatatagcctttctcgatttcccaaaatggattacacccttccaaggtgcggtttctcaatattacgcggttacacactgggtttggtgaggttttcatctaagtttggtataactcttctggcgacaatgggttgtctcgagcccttctcggacttgaacgatctcaattgttgtttcttgatggagttcagatttcggtggttgatgctttggttaaatgaacaggggtatgacattagcggtcatatagggtttcggaaagtgcgtgtgaacacacgagtggtatctactgttgtaagagtgatctactaaaggtgacaatacgagtttgtgacatgtctttccaagacgtaaatcgttcgtttgctcggttcgtcggtttgtgggtggtacgcggtactcatgtctaagcgggtctccaaggtctcttgcaaaactagaagtgaaacgagtatttcgatacgtgataattgacaaagatgcaccgtgttggaatagaatctcttaatatacgtttgaacaagttagttagggttcgaaaatgttcgttagaactattcaccctcgtggcgaatactattgtaatatgaagagtttctctatccatggagaaatgttacaaggagtttccttaaacggaaatgcgagcgataaagataggagtgaaatgaggacttagaataggatgagcttacatctcggggttgccataacgtgcctctagttgtcaaaagttgaagtctgaaagagaaacgaggtagtacacgtagttgtatagttcggggttgaataatagttgaccgattatcagaaacacaagggcgttaagtcaaagaagagtgaagtatcgttggattgtgtgttatcttaaattccagtaatattagacggtgacggtgaaataacagaggtaggtagtgtggtacgggatgacgtgaaaattgatcggatccacaatttagtattcgaattcttcgtgcaaaataacgaattttagttatgttgatttttgagacgagagagtatgcctttcggcgttcaagtagaaatatttccatgtttgagttccatctgttgctatacgattttaactagaattgttggtgtgaagaatcacgctcaaggttcgaacacggagaggtttaaagttttccttagtgagttaacgagtttaaaagtcgtgtaacacgagaaaagtcagaaatgaatcttcggtaaaaatagacgagatctaagattttacgaatacaagtctgagttgggagagtttcctgattacatgtggcttgatttcgagattgattgtaatgccttgaccattaacatcatggtctagaaaattggacttcgttcaacagaaattctcactcagagactttggtatagagttgctcttttctcaaaagttcgagcgggagatggtgatgttgttcgttttccttctttacttggataggtcaagatatcatctataaatacaataacgaattagtctatatgaatttgcatacgcggttcgagaggtttgtggatacgggcgtgccttggataaatcgaatggtaccaagagagatttacaactaacgttgtgagttcggaagatggcttaggagacatcgtctcccttaacccccaattggtgataaccggaacggaggtcgatttggaatacacacgagtttcacgcaaataatcatgaggtcatggatacgaggaagtgggtatcggtttccaaccgaaaattatttagttcacaaaaatccatacataattgtaggaaagaaagaaaaaaaaaaatttctccttaacgaataggttttgagctccttagttctataggtgtcaagtcataattcttaacgtatatcctctgataaaatttataggcacacaatatatcccgttggtcacttaaattgcctaagtagtgtctagggaaaaagtggagtgcaaagagcacgagtcaaagacttggttataaaacgtctagcggtaatggaatcgaataagtatgaagtatacggtttgttgtgaagaaacgtacccgttactagtccatcgtcgttccgggcatcctaggtgtcgatgttgaaggttcaacggcgtgcgttggggttgatttcttatttgggcacacattcctaaaatgacccagttggccacattcgaagcaagcacccgttctgtgtgcgttgggcatctttcgagcgacgggtccttggcgccggtggcgaaacctgccacatccttcaaagtgatgcttgtggcattcgttacaaaaaggtagttttccggtatagcctttcttgtcgttggaggcgaaaggcttcttggagaggttgttgtggttgtggttgcttgattgagaggcttcccatgttcttttattgccgctcgattggttctcgaccattggtgccggcgtttccatttcattcgccgtgtctaaagtatggcgggccattgttaaagcctcttgtaggttagtgggtcgaggtgtcattaccctgtgttgaatgctcttagggaggccatccatgtaaagttcgactcttagggattcgggagtcatgatatttggacacattgtgactagttcggtaaaccgttgattataagcttcgaggtcgttcccgaccatttttaaattccttagaccctgctcgagccttcgagtctcgtcgcgcgggaagtattcggtgatcattctttctcttaattcggtccaagagagtgtgtgggcttcatcgatacccaccgattgtacgtacttgttccaccacgaaagagcaatgccggtgaaagtgagggtggaaaacttgacctcatcttggtctcgacaaccgcttgtgttaaaaacggtctccatttgttcaaaccatcgggtgagagtaaccggtcctccggttccatcgaaagtggaaggattgtacttcatgaagttcttgtaggagcaaccttcgattgaattaccggctccatgattgttgttgttagaaaagtgatcggccacggccgtacccacggcggttgttatcattcgttgaagagcttgttctaggatttcgagaggagtattgtgttgaccttggtgagccattgttccttcatgagacaagaatatcgttggttagtattttcaacaatactaaccgtggcatggaataaggatagagagaaaattttccttgactcgccttaaattctctatgtcataatgtcggaacgtccatgtgaatcaccgtaatataatcccggaaattatattaccctgattctcatgtgcatttaacattacttcataaagtcaaggtggcgcatcaacaaaatttatcaacgtaagatcaagatcgaatacgagttagatatgatagaagagttcgagtataaatgcacaaatagtcaagtaattcctacttcagtctatatgccggttgtagtctagattcacctatgtaccctatgactcggggtggacacaaatgaactctaaatccctacaaccaaggctctgataccacttgtaacgaccccgaaaaatcgtcaagtgacggcgtcgtctacatgggtcccatcacctggtcataagtctttatgacaacgtttgaccaaaatatgtcgccttcatttcaaaataaagattgtttccaaagtttacaagaattgttcaaccaaaagttaagttacaaggttataagtacaaatgaaatctagacgacacggtttaaagtaaagtcaaaagacgctccatgaaatgcatgtatactcgacatccaatgcaagtatcaaatagtaagcggaagcatgtttcacatatcgtgcaagccctgagaaaaacatagaaatctgtcaacgaaaacgttggtgaaatcataggtttaagtaagtaagtgagtaaaagtaagtaagtcgaaccacaaggtttgaaaagttgaaataatagtaatacattctaaaagttaatattcacgagcacccaattatcaaagcttaacattccatccattgtataccccatccatagtgctagaacaaacactgattctcgaaaatatatttcatctgtagacggtagcgaaccgtcaaagatgagggttgtcaacccatatggccatataacataagttctcgcttacacccgtcaagtgtaactaatgataatcgaattgaggatttttgttctaaactcgtatgtagaatgtttgttttcccgttcttgtgttcacttagttcaaaagaatcgtttatgttttctcatcccaaatataagttcaaaaagagtaaaagtgggactatgatctcaccttgcgtgcaagagttaataaagtacttcaacaagtaaacgcgtgcaaagacaaagctagtcttgacctaaacatataggttatatcaataacggtaaacacaaacggtcaaagatgttcaattagtcctatggctcgttacgactcgattatgtagcatgtgaatcaattagtcaagtttcatgcacgatacaagtaattaagcatgttagaacgatcgtataattgtttggttaagtttgactaaaagtcaaacttggtcaaagtcaaggtcaacggggtcgggtcgggtatccgacaattttcccatgatgagaaatcatttatgagcagaatggccaagtttcatgttaatcggagttacggttaagcgggaaacattttgtgaaaggaaaaataaaaacaaaaaatgagctgggcatatgcgcggcgcgctatgggttgcgcggcgcgcaccctagtgtaaatccgggtcagaactcaactaaagggggcaaatatctgggatttctattttgcgcggcgcgctgaggttgcacggcgcgcatacctggaatttttgctgtttgcagaaaaatagaccaagtcacgaaccaaaactcaaattaacatattttatgaaccgaaaacatccaaaatgcatactatatatcgttggaaaggtaatttgacaaggaaaacaactaaacacgtttcatcaaacaaaaacatcaatttcaataaccgattttccgtcaagtgatcattaagaatccattttcaaagtttcaagttcatcaaatgcattttaagtttcgggaatccaattcacacatgtgatatgccgttttgaaggtaatgaagcatacattactactaaacactaacaattaacatttcatggcattcaagcatccaaaaattcatgtcaagaactatcaaaccctagtcaaacatctcaaaatcaataatcatgtttttgaagttttcttaatcaacctacacatcaaattgaagctaatgacgctagtaacacatttaatacatgaactttaacaattaaacaacttttaatcatccaaaatcaaagatttagcaagcaattttcataatgaactagttacaccaaaaacaacaaatcgagcatacaaattacatacacgacatcacaatgagccatagacactaattaactactttataagtcaagaacacgaatttaaagaaatctagtgattttagaaagttacccaaatgagatgaaattggtatggaatcgaagaggaagttgcaaggattccaaatatgtaatttgtttggattgaagcttgaccgatttgatttagatgatgaatcttcaaaatggagaattgagagaaattatggaagtagtgaaagaaaaggaaaaatgaaaatgaaaaagatgggaggtggggttgactagtcaaaagctagtcacctctttgtctttttggcaaaactagtccctctagtttgtagtcgggtgcggaaattaaccgaacgaatatttaacttcacgagagtacgggggacgttataatccaataacgaaaatattttaagaatgtagctaaaagaggatacgaatcgagatgctgaggatattaaataaataaaaaaaaagacggcgttaaaataatttaacggaaaaatgcgggatgttacgaaTTACCTGTGACTcaatttatttgcatgcttgaatactaatcgtgtttaaatgttaagttattttaaaagaaattgtattcaccccccctctacaatactcctgttgttatcaagggaccaacagtaagtatgtaaacaatatgtttgaattcaaaggtgttatcactagcgtatgcatgtatgtatgcttgaccccaagcaagtatgagtgtacgcgaaagcatgtatcaaatagccaagtatgaacctgagaaacatatagaaaactgtcaacgaaaaacgttggtgaaatcataggtgtttgtaaacgttgtttttgaaccacaagattttgtatagttgattatccaaatcgtttgcattccaaaagtatgttcgcgagcacccaattatcaagacttaactgttttgcaccctgttgcttagtgttagaatatacactaaactcgaaaatatatttcatccgctaacggtagcgaaccgtccgaatgaggctcgtcaagcccatgtgatcacataatataagttctcgcttacaccctgcaagtgtaactaatgataatcgaattgaggctttttgttctaactcgctgtggaatgtttgtttccgtacttgtgttcaaagtataaagtatgttgtataaaactgtatatgtttctcatctcatgatttaaaagtataaaagttgttgaaagatgggactatgatctcacctcaggtgcacgagtataaaagtacttcacaaagtaaacgtgtgcatgaaagttgcttagccttgacctaaacaagtaagttgtatcaattaccggttacgacacaagttcaggcgaaatgtgttcaattagtcctatggctcgttacgactcgaatatatatagcatgtgagtcacattgtcaagtttcatgcaagaatcaagtataaaagaaagattagaatgattgcataagtatttggttaagtttgactaaaagtcaaacttggtcaaagtcaaagtcaatgcgGTCGGGTCAGGTcttggacaatttttctaagttatataatcatatatgagcacgttggccaagtttcatgttaatcggaggtgcgtagcatagttagaattaaacggtaaacgaccaagcgaaacagaatctggcagttcatctggacggcgtccagatttgctggacggcgtctagcattgaaggactggacggcgaccaagaatttggacggcgtccagatcagtatacagaccctgtttgctgaaacacacaagagcacgaaccaaaactcaaactaacacaatttgtgaaccgaaaacacttagaacatgtatcttatatcgttggaaaggtattttgacaaggagtacaactaaccacatatcatcaatcgagttcatcatttacaacaacaaaaacctcgtcaaataatcgttaaatgttcataatcaaagtctcaagttcgcaaaatgcatttcatgattcgggaatccaatttatacatgtgatatgccgttttgaaggtaatgaaacatgcaatacaactaaaaacTTACCAAcatcatttcatggcattcaaatcatcaaaagtccattttaagagttatcaaaccctaaccaaaactcacaaaatcaatatgcaagtttatgaagttttctaaagcaacctacacaacaAATTGAagttagtgatactagtaacacaattaaaacatgaactttaacaatttaacaacattaactcatctaaaatcaaagattaagcacacccatttcaaatgttcatactagttacccaaaacaacaaatcgagcaaataaatcatatattcatgctagacacgagccatagacactaattaacaccatttcaagtcaaaaacacgaatttagagaaatctagagttttagaaatgttacccaaacgagatgaagttggtatcaaattgtagaggatgaagaggggattccaaatatgtaaattgttttgttgcaagcttcctagatcgaatttagatgatgattttatgtttgagggtttgagagaataaaaatggaagtaatgaaatggggaggatgaaatgaatggaggagggtgaaggttgactagttgacctagtcatccctttgccctcttggcaagtttagtccctcaagtttgtagtcgggtgcgggaattaaccaaacgaattattttaaaaacgctcgagtaaacgagtgatgttataattaaataacggaaatattagaacgttagtcaacgaaaggtacgaatttagataacggaagatattatctataaaaaaaaagacaggcgttaaaataatttaacgaaaaaatgcgggatgttacacaccgAGCATGAAACAACAGGCTAGGTTGATATTACTGGTGAAACGCTCCCCAGCCCTCCTGCAATCACAAAGATACCCAAGAAGGGTAGAAGCTCTAAGGGAGCAAAAGATGCTAAGGGAAGCCCTAAGCAAAAACGTCGAAGAAGTATGCCAATATTGCCTTTTCTTGATATTTCATGCATCTTTGTTCATAACTGTTATGTCTGTTTATAATGTTAACTTATTTGATATGGTAGTTCGTTTAACAGAGTCTGATGATAGCCAAGGAAAGGCTGCTGAAGGTGGTGAGCAGAGGACGGTGGAGATCCTTGAAAGTCAAGAGGAGGAAATTTTGAAAACTCCTGACCGGAACTTTACTCCTTTTGATGAGACTGATTTTCAGGAGTTGAGGCCGGAAGACGACTCTTCCTATCATTCTCCACCCCCCACTATCATCATCCCTGCTATCACATCGTCAAATGCTCCAGATCCACCAATTCCTGCTCATGTGAGCGCTTTGCAGGTGTTTATTGATAGCCCTGCCACTAAGTGTAATAATTTCTTGACTCTTCTTCAGGTACCAATGATAAAGgcataatacaaaaaaaaaaaaatacaatgtgataatctttatgtatatatatatatatatatatatatataaaaaaaacaaaaagttAAGTAAAAAAGTAAGGGGTACTGTAAAGTAAACAAAAAGTAGATCGTGATAATGATATGTTTTAAACTATGTGATTTTTTTTCGAAAAGACTACTAAATTCGGATAGAGGGAGTACATATTTACATCATCTTCATTCAACTTTAACCTTGATTACCAAAGTGAACTTCAGTGTCTAGTGTCTAGATAAGGAAGAAATTGAATGAATGATATGCAGAACAATCAATGCAAAATGAGATATCAAGATGCAACGATGAATGTACAGAGGTGCAGTAGTTAATGCAAATGGTCCCAACTTGATTAAGATGCGCAACTAGGGGAAATAAAAGGAAAAAAAAGCACAAGACATGTTTCAATCAATGTTATTGCTTGTACCTAATTTGAAGAACATAGTAGTGTAAATGAAACTAAAACAAGGTGCCCAAATCTGCAGGACAAATGCAAGATAGACATCTAAGGTACAACAACTAATGCAAGAAGGTACAACATGATAAACATACTAAAGTATGTTTTAAAGATCTAAATAGATAAACGGATAAAGGTTTTTACTTTTCAGACTAGTGTCTGATATATTTTACTCATATGTACGCGGCTTAACATGGGGTTTTAAACATCTATTAGCCGCTAGTGATGATACTTTAACTTGAGAAAAACACACAAGTATAAAAATAAAGCAAGAAACAAACAATTCATGAGTATCAAAGCAATGCAGGTTGCCATATGGGTCCCATTAGCTAATTCAAACTATTTTTGCAACAGATTTCAATCCCTGTAATCTGTAAATCATATTTAGTAACATGACAATTCAAATTGTCTAGAATTTTAAATTATACAGTAATCTCAGTTGTGATTCTTAAGGCTTCCGATTTAAACAATAAGGTACAACATGTAATGTAAATGGTACATCATGAACAAGATGCTCTAGACACCATTTGCTAGTCCCAATGATGATACCTAAATTGAGGAAAAACACACTAGTATAAAGATGAAGGAAGAAACAAAAAACTCAGATCACCAAAGTAATACATGTGGTCCAATGGATCCAATATCTATTTTAACCACTcagaatatattattattattttactgccTTAGAAAAAAACATTCCCTAACTGACAGACTTCCATCCTCATAAATCATGTTAATACTCACTCAGTAACACTTTTTATCTCTTTCATGCATCTCTTAAGAAGAACAAAAGGGTAAAAAAGGAAAACACTTTAATGGGTTACCTTAAGTTTTTCATTCTTGCATTAATCTCAGTGTCTTCTTTGAGATGTTTCATGAGCATTGATGATGATTCTCTTAACCTAAATGATGATGTTTTAGGACTAATAGCTTTCAAAGCAGAAATTGATGACTCATCATCTCATCTATCATCATGGAATCAAGAAGACAACTCCCCATGTTCTTGGAAGTTCATAACATGTAATCCTGCAACGGGTCGAGTCATAAAGCTGTCGCTTAACAGCTTGAATTTGTCGGGGAAGATCGGTAAGGGTCTCGAGAAGCTTCAAAACCTACAGGTACTAAATCTTGCTCATAACGAACTTACAGGCAACCTTAATCCACAATTATCACTCCTTAACAACCTTGAAAACCTTAATCTTTCGCATAATCGGCTTTCTGGTAGCATCCCACCATCTTTAATCAACTCGGGCCGGATAAAGTTTCTTGATTTATCTGAAAACTTCTTATCGGGCCCGGTTCCTGACGAGTTTTTCTTAAGATGTTCGTCTCTTCGAGTACTTTCATTGTCAAGGAACAATCTTTTTGGTCCTATTCCTAACTCACTTTCGCAATGCACCAATTTAAATCACCTTAATCTCTCAAGAAACCGTTTTTCGGGTAACCCAGATTTTGTTAAAAGTCTATGGTTGTTGAAGCGCATCAGAACGCTGGATCTTTCACACAATGCGTTAACAGGTCGTATACCTAACGGTGTAAGCGGTTTGCATTACTTAAAAGAGCTTTTTCtacaaaataatcatttttcaGGAGGTTTACCTCATGGTATAGGCTTATGCTCACATTTAAAGAAGTTGGATTTAAGCAATAACCGTTTTACAGAATCAGTCCCCGTGTCATTCCGAGTTCTTTCTGCTCTAACTTACCTAAATCTAGCGCATAATATAATAACGGGTGATTTTCCCGAATGGATAGGAACATTAAAAAGTTTGGAATTTTTGGATGTTTCGGGCAATGGTTTAAACGGAAAAGTTCCAACGTCGATTGGCGGTTTAGGTTCATTGACTTACCTAAGCCTTTCGGGTAATAGTTTAAGTGGGAACATTCCTAAAGAGTTGATCTACTCGAGTAACCTATCAGTGGTTAAGTTAAGAGGGAATAGATTTGATGGTACCATACCAGAGGGTTTATTTGAACTGGGTTTGACCAAGATTGATCTATCAAGGAACCAGCTGAGTGGTTCAATCCCACCCGGTTCAAGCAGGCTTTTTGAGACTCTTGAGTCTATGGATCTATCTGCAAATCGGTTAACTGGTGATATTCCTGCAGAAATGGGACTTTTCTCCAAGTTGAGATACTTGAACTTGTCATGGAATAATTTTGAGACGAGAATGCCTTTAAGGCTCGGGTATTTTCAAAATCTAACTGTGTTAGATTTACGAAACGGGTCGTTTCATGGGTCGATCCCAGGTGATATATGCAACTCTGGGAGCCTTGAAATCCTGCAACTTGATGGTAATTATTTGACAGGATCAATACCTGAGGAGATCGGGAAATGTTCATCCCTCTACCTTCTGTAAGTCTCCTGTCTACCTAATCTCCCTACATTGTCTTTAAGCCTAA comes from Rutidosis leptorrhynchoides isolate AG116_Rl617_1_P2 chromosome 4, CSIRO_AGI_Rlap_v1, whole genome shotgun sequence and encodes:
- the LOC139843958 gene encoding probably inactive leucine-rich repeat receptor-like protein kinase At3g28040, which translates into the protein MGYLKFFILALISVSSLRCFMSIDDDSLNLNDDVLGLIAFKAEIDDSSSHLSSWNQEDNSPCSWKFITCNPATGRVIKLSLNSLNLSGKIGKGLEKLQNLQVLNLAHNELTGNLNPQLSLLNNLENLNLSHNRLSGSIPPSLINSGRIKFLDLSENFLSGPVPDEFFLRCSSLRVLSLSRNNLFGPIPNSLSQCTNLNHLNLSRNRFSGNPDFVKSLWLLKRIRTLDLSHNALTGRIPNGVSGLHYLKELFLQNNHFSGGLPHGIGLCSHLKKLDLSNNRFTESVPVSFRVLSALTYLNLAHNIITGDFPEWIGTLKSLEFLDVSGNGLNGKVPTSIGGLGSLTYLSLSGNSLSGNIPKELIYSSNLSVVKLRGNRFDGTIPEGLFELGLTKIDLSRNQLSGSIPPGSSRLFETLESMDLSANRLTGDIPAEMGLFSKLRYLNLSWNNFETRMPLRLGYFQNLTVLDLRNGSFHGSIPGDICNSGSLEILQLDGNYLTGSIPEEIGKCSSLYLLSMSRNDLRGPIPRSMSLLKKLKILKLDSNELGGEIPQDLGELENLLVVNISYNRLQGRLPSKGIFPSLQQSCLEGNLGICSPFLKGPCKMDVPKPLVLDPYSYGNQIGNREDPKSSKSSKHHKFISISVIIAILAAVLISVGVLVISLLNISARKRLQFVSNALESCSSSSRSTRSLSTGKLVWFDSKIAPGWVVNPESLLNKASEVGRGVFGTLYKASLGEEGRYIAIKNLVVSNMVRYQEDFDHEVRVLGKARHPNLVPLKGYYWTPELQLLVTEYAPNGSLQAKLHDRSTSQPLSWSTRFKILLGTAKGLAHLHHSFRPPIVHYNIKPSNILLDDDFNPKISDFGLTRILAKLDKEDMSNRFQSGLVYVAPELACQSLRVNEKCDVYGFGVLILEIVTGRRSIEYGDDNVLILNEEVKRMLEDGTVLECVDESMGEYPEEEVLPVIKLALVCTSQIPSSRPSMAEVIQILHVIKTPIRNRMETY